In the Leptospira bourretii genome, one interval contains:
- a CDS encoding ABC transporter permease — MGIVSLITIRYIRGSRVLGFLSIKSRLSFIVMAVGVGLLVVVLSIFNGFQKQVKESLWQGGPHITIENSYGSGAIYDYEKVIAHLKSDPKLAESFVSVEGNITSHGLIQSNNNFNPIMIRAVPVDSVEKLVENGLPNFPRILQYDRDEIQSINTKKLVVVGKEMSAIYGYGLGREITMAVPGGRFTVERGVQVNVQTFRLTGLFKTGYYNYDSKFVFLSLPQAQEFFKMSGAVNQVAIKVRSLDDLKLTKHRILSRLNEDNWNKKIQDETSWSVRTIAEEQENFLAALRLEKTIISIIVFLFIVLAALGMVATVHSLIRAKRRSIGTLKALGLASNDILLIFTLNAMIVGILSSLVGGMAGIFIATKLEVIINVISEIINGIGGLLNPGDWDPVELVPKDIYYFDHIPVDIDISFIFMVTTAATILSGLAGYFPARMAANLNPVDTIRND, encoded by the coding sequence ATGGGAATTGTCTCTTTAATCACAATCCGTTACATCCGAGGGTCCCGAGTACTAGGATTCCTCTCCATCAAATCCAGGCTGTCGTTCATTGTTATGGCGGTGGGAGTGGGACTCCTCGTGGTTGTCCTCTCCATTTTCAACGGATTCCAAAAACAAGTGAAAGAATCTCTTTGGCAAGGGGGACCACATATCACGATCGAAAACTCATATGGGTCTGGGGCGATTTATGATTATGAAAAGGTCATCGCTCACCTAAAGTCAGATCCGAAATTGGCAGAGTCTTTTGTTTCTGTTGAAGGAAACATAACGAGTCATGGACTCATTCAAAGTAATAACAACTTTAACCCCATTATGATTCGTGCAGTCCCTGTGGACTCTGTCGAAAAATTAGTGGAGAATGGGTTACCAAACTTTCCTCGCATTTTGCAATACGATCGAGATGAGATCCAATCGATCAACACGAAGAAATTGGTTGTTGTGGGAAAAGAGATGAGTGCCATCTACGGGTATGGGCTTGGTCGTGAAATCACAATGGCTGTTCCCGGTGGAAGATTTACTGTGGAACGTGGTGTCCAAGTCAATGTCCAAACCTTTCGATTGACCGGACTTTTTAAAACAGGTTATTATAATTACGATTCTAAGTTTGTATTTTTGTCTCTTCCGCAAGCTCAAGAATTTTTTAAAATGAGTGGAGCAGTCAATCAGGTTGCTATTAAGGTTCGTTCTTTGGATGATTTAAAACTTACCAAACATAGGATCTTATCAAGGTTAAACGAAGATAACTGGAACAAAAAAATTCAAGATGAAACTTCATGGTCTGTTAGAACGATCGCTGAAGAACAGGAAAACTTTTTAGCAGCACTAAGGCTTGAAAAAACAATCATCTCCATCATTGTATTTTTATTTATTGTCCTTGCAGCACTTGGGATGGTGGCCACGGTCCATTCATTGATTCGAGCCAAAAGAAGATCCATTGGAACACTGAAGGCACTTGGCCTTGCTTCCAATGATATTCTTTTGATTTTTACATTAAATGCGATGATTGTAGGGATATTGTCTTCGCTCGTAGGTGGAATGGCTGGGATTTTTATTGCGACTAAGTTAGAAGTCATCATCAACGTAATCTCTGAGATCATCAATGGAATTGGTGGACTATTAAACCCTGGAGATTGGGATCCCGTAGAACTTGTACCAAAAGATATTTATTATTTTGATCATATCCCTGTGGACATTGATATTTCTTTTATCTTTATGGTGACAACGGCTGCGACCATTCTTTCGGGTCTTGCTGGTTATTTCCCTGCACGTATGGCTGCGAATCTAAACCCTGTGGATACAATCCGAAATGACTGA
- a CDS encoding LIC_10230 family protein, producing the protein MEKIKKRLPIITSAFIAIILIHSLFVDYTVQFPDYIATEPSDSAMESMKPQVVAENGVLNRISYLESFLVELESRELPVDTEQEDTKENIKRVLVGQKLLLGLSLFYLLLAFSTAVSYAFRAWFHKTLANVFYPVSFVVLAPKVFYQLNLAMQQEIFSYFYFIFLIFTYGISVISYRLILKNKELAEGFQSLQFSSSLEEEGRSPSNTKTGSIFAPVFHVAIIILIGILIGNLIYIPLFLLQKHYVTEFSYFIFFLLGILSLFYIFNYKKVGGEPNSSNWKNLTVSFAYLQFRFLRNGFLSLFSTILIVFFVTFLFSLLLFNIDLIQNHLGLFGKATEF; encoded by the coding sequence ATGGAAAAAATAAAAAAAAGACTCCCGATCATCACTTCGGCATTTATTGCCATCATTCTCATTCATTCTCTCTTTGTTGATTATACAGTTCAGTTTCCCGATTATATCGCCACAGAACCGTCCGATTCGGCAATGGAATCAATGAAACCACAAGTAGTTGCTGAAAACGGAGTTCTGAATCGAATTTCCTATTTAGAATCATTTTTGGTTGAGTTGGAATCAAGAGAACTTCCAGTAGATACAGAGCAGGAAGACACTAAAGAAAATATCAAACGAGTCTTAGTTGGTCAAAAGTTATTACTCGGCCTTTCTTTGTTTTATTTGTTATTAGCATTTTCAACTGCAGTTTCCTATGCATTCAGAGCATGGTTTCATAAAACATTGGCAAATGTTTTTTATCCCGTGTCTTTTGTTGTTTTGGCACCAAAAGTTTTTTACCAACTCAACTTGGCAATGCAGCAGGAAATTTTTTCCTATTTTTATTTCATTTTTTTAATTTTCACATACGGAATCAGTGTGATTTCCTATCGATTGATTTTAAAAAATAAAGAACTAGCAGAAGGATTCCAATCACTACAATTTTCTTCTTCCTTAGAAGAAGAAGGGAGATCTCCAAGTAACACAAAAACTGGATCTATCTTCGCTCCAGTGTTTCATGTGGCCATCATCATCTTAATTGGAATTTTAATTGGAAACTTAATTTATATTCCGCTTTTCCTATTACAAAAACACTATGTAACAGAATTTAGTTACTTTATTTTCTTTTTACTTGGGATTTTATCTTTATTTTATATCTTCAATTACAAAAAAGTGGGCGGGGAACCAAACAGTAGTAATTGGAAAAATCTGACTGTTAGTTTTGCTTATTTACAATTTCGTTTTTTAAGAAATGGCTTTTTGTCTTTATTTAGCACCATTCTTATTGTTTTCTTTGTAACGTTTTTGTTTAGTTTATTACTTTTTAATATTGATCTAATCCAAAATCATTTGGGGCTTTTTGGCAAAGCCACAGAATTTTGA
- a CDS encoding toxin-antitoxin system YwqK family antitoxin, translated as MTSTSTHIKDSSIWVFVSLLVAILVSGLLFGPCKATAARSGSIPKDANYEKKTNLYLLVGDGFYREWYENGNLITEVPVDALGQPNGYGKKLNYLSGITIMEGNMINGERDGLWKFYFSDGKLYIEQNYKVGNRKKQLWIRSAELGNETGSYHRYFRSGRLNEKGFFDGGLRTGDWVRYYPDTKVEEKGSYENDKKVGEWFYYYPTGAKEASEIYSNEGELISRSTFYPNGKVWCLVRKGKEPECH; from the coding sequence ATGACATCTACATCCACACACATTAAAGACAGTTCGATCTGGGTCTTTGTATCCTTATTAGTTGCGATTTTAGTTTCCGGTTTGTTGTTCGGTCCTTGTAAAGCAACTGCCGCAAGGTCTGGGTCCATTCCTAAGGATGCAAACTACGAAAAAAAAACAAATCTCTACCTTTTGGTGGGGGATGGGTTTTACCGTGAATGGTATGAAAACGGAAACTTAATCACTGAGGTTCCCGTTGATGCTCTTGGCCAACCCAATGGATATGGTAAAAAGTTAAATTACCTCTCTGGGATTACCATCATGGAAGGGAATATGATCAACGGTGAACGAGACGGACTTTGGAAGTTTTATTTCTCCGATGGTAAATTATACATCGAACAAAATTACAAAGTTGGGAATCGCAAAAAACAGTTATGGATTCGATCTGCTGAACTCGGAAATGAAACCGGCTCCTATCATCGTTATTTTCGTAGTGGTCGATTGAACGAAAAAGGTTTTTTTGACGGCGGATTGCGTACAGGAGATTGGGTTCGTTATTATCCAGATACAAAAGTAGAAGAAAAGGGTAGTTACGAAAACGATAAGAAGGTGGGTGAGTGGTTTTATTACTACCCAACTGGTGCAAAAGAAGCATCTGAAATCTACTCCAATGAAGGAGAATTGATTTCAAGATCTACATTCTATCCGAATGGAAAGGTTTGGTGTTTGGTGCGCAAAGGGAAGGAACCTGAGTGCCACTAG
- a CDS encoding mechanosensitive ion channel family protein → MGRGSLKEFYLDLNPLTLLRSANRDFAETMILFGYMVIVAIFCYKVTMILVERIKPAPDAVHEYNRRKVARMGFLLVFGIAYLPIVFSSLSLLPTVLGLAGAGIVISLKEVWLNMVGWFMIMGANGFKVGDRIELDNIKGDVVNIGFFKFTLLEIASDPRFEQSTNRLIHFPNYNIVLYRFFIVSETMDFVWDEFKVYLAINSNWEKAEKICSQILHEELVLAPELVESKIREMSKNYLVRLGKTTPIVYTSLEPEGTILMCLRYLTPIRSKRLNRILISKEILTKFKNENDIYIHTH, encoded by the coding sequence ATGGGTAGGGGAAGCCTAAAAGAATTCTATTTGGATTTAAATCCATTAACTTTACTTCGTAGTGCTAACCGTGATTTTGCGGAAACCATGATTCTGTTTGGATACATGGTCATTGTTGCTATATTTTGTTATAAAGTTACTATGATTCTTGTGGAGAGGATCAAACCAGCTCCCGATGCGGTTCATGAATACAATCGTAGAAAAGTAGCCCGTATGGGATTTCTTTTGGTGTTTGGGATTGCTTATCTTCCCATTGTGTTTTCAAGTTTGTCGCTTTTGCCCACGGTGCTTGGTCTTGCTGGCGCCGGGATTGTCATTTCACTGAAAGAAGTCTGGTTGAATATGGTCGGTTGGTTTATGATTATGGGAGCCAATGGATTTAAGGTGGGAGACCGGATTGAACTGGATAATATCAAAGGTGATGTTGTTAATATTGGTTTTTTTAAGTTCACTCTATTAGAAATTGCTTCAGACCCAAGATTTGAACAATCAACAAATCGACTCATTCACTTTCCAAATTATAATATTGTTTTGTATCGATTCTTTATTGTTTCGGAAACTATGGATTTTGTTTGGGATGAGTTTAAGGTATATCTTGCGATCAATTCCAATTGGGAAAAAGCAGAAAAAATCTGTTCCCAAATCCTTCATGAAGAATTGGTTTTGGCTCCTGAATTGGTAGAATCAAAAATTCGAGAGATGTCTAAAAACTATCTGGTTCGACTTGGCAAAACAACTCCTATCGTATACACTTCTTTAGAACCTGAAGGAACTATCCTGATGTGTTTACGTTACTTAACTCCCATTCGGTCAAAGAGGCTCAATCGAATTCTTATCTCAAAAGAAATCCTAACTAAGTTCAAAAATGAAAATGACATCTACATCCACACACATTAA
- the aroB gene encoding 3-dehydroquinate synthase translates to MKLSEREIIGQGFRYPIELHEDFQGLTEKLNSLPKVSKIYVLTSREIAGIYEKYITKELKSLNVPFSFIYLKPGEKNKHIDRVKKVYNQLIETDADRRAVVIAFGGGVVGDFAGFIAATYQRGVRFVQVPTTLLACVDSSVGGKVAVNVDSGKNMVGAFYQPEFVFAPLFTLSTLPDKEWSCGLAEIAKHAFLDGGDFLEKISNSIRSEYFADSPILRYAIEESVRVKSGIVGQDEKESGLRAVLNLGHTTGHAIESLTQYKKYSHGEAVSVGLVTALLLSKELVGFSESNFQKAITLMKKLELPTRLEEKPEEILKHMEHDKKKEGSSLKFVLLEDFGKPKFGVPVERKMILEILKRQKGKL, encoded by the coding sequence ATGAAGTTGTCAGAACGTGAAATTATTGGACAGGGGTTTCGTTACCCAATTGAGTTACACGAAGACTTCCAAGGCCTCACTGAAAAATTAAATTCACTACCCAAGGTTTCAAAAATCTATGTGCTGACGAGCCGAGAAATTGCGGGAATTTATGAAAAATACATTACCAAAGAATTAAAGTCCTTAAACGTCCCATTTTCCTTTATTTATCTAAAACCTGGTGAAAAAAATAAACATATCGATCGAGTGAAGAAGGTCTACAACCAACTCATTGAAACGGATGCAGATAGAAGAGCCGTTGTCATCGCCTTTGGCGGTGGAGTGGTAGGTGACTTCGCGGGTTTTATTGCCGCTACCTATCAAAGAGGCGTACGTTTTGTACAGGTTCCGACGACATTACTCGCTTGTGTTGATTCCTCAGTTGGAGGAAAGGTTGCAGTAAATGTTGATTCTGGTAAAAATATGGTTGGAGCTTTTTACCAACCGGAGTTTGTTTTTGCTCCCCTCTTTACACTATCCACTCTCCCAGATAAAGAATGGAGTTGTGGGTTAGCAGAAATCGCAAAACACGCATTTCTCGATGGTGGAGACTTTTTAGAAAAAATATCAAATTCAATACGTTCAGAATACTTTGCAGATTCACCAATTCTTCGTTATGCGATTGAGGAATCCGTGAGAGTCAAATCCGGGATTGTTGGGCAAGATGAAAAGGAGTCGGGCCTTCGTGCTGTCCTAAATTTAGGACATACAACTGGTCATGCCATTGAATCGTTAACCCAATACAAAAAATATTCTCACGGGGAAGCCGTTTCTGTGGGCCTTGTGACTGCCTTATTGTTATCCAAAGAATTGGTTGGATTTTCAGAATCAAATTTTCAAAAGGCTATCACCCTTATGAAAAAACTGGAACTTCCCACTCGTTTGGAAGAAAAACCAGAAGAAATCTTAAAACATATGGAACATGACAAAAAAAAGGAAGGTAGTTCCTTAAAATTTGTTCTCTTAGAGGATTTTGGAAAACCAAAATTTGGTGTTCCGGTGGAAAGAAAGATGATCCTCGAAATTTTAAAACGCCAAAAAGGAAAACTATAG
- a CDS encoding NUDIX domain-containing protein, with product MIDFLLKSKSMRVRVAALIQDPKGKILLVQQQKKQSGYWLLPGGGIEFGESGEEALKRELNEELSLEVSKMDFLFLNESIDPNKKRHLIQIVFLTKVKDLLPVLNPKEKAISGFGYFTTKEILSMDIRPDIKHYFRAKTTNKPRYISSPWVNEP from the coding sequence ATGATCGATTTTTTATTAAAATCCAAATCGATGAGAGTTCGGGTTGCCGCTCTCATCCAAGATCCCAAGGGTAAGATTTTGCTTGTACAACAGCAAAAAAAACAGTCGGGGTATTGGTTGCTTCCTGGTGGTGGGATTGAATTTGGTGAGTCGGGAGAAGAAGCACTCAAACGAGAACTGAATGAAGAATTGTCTCTGGAAGTGAGTAAAATGGATTTTTTATTTTTAAATGAATCCATCGATCCAAATAAAAAACGACATCTCATTCAAATTGTTTTTTTAACCAAGGTCAAAGATCTTTTACCCGTTCTCAATCCGAAAGAAAAGGCAATTTCCGGGTTTGGATATTTTACTACCAAAGAAATTTTGTCTATGGACATTCGTCCCGATATAAAACATTACTTCCGGGCAAAAACAACAAATAAACCTAGATATATTTCCAGCCCATGGGTGAATGAACCATGA
- the rnc gene encoding ribonuclease III → MSDSIRIKLPPERISSLKELQVLTKTQFKDISLLHLAFVHRSFANEDSDRYLSDNERLEFLGDSVLGILAAEFLYRSLPKGKEGKLAKLKSKMVSAPAIAKLARVYRFPEYLLLGKGERDKGEANANLQADCFEAFLGALYLDQGLESCRKFLTPHFQTMEKAVDDAEETKDYKTILQEFCQKKWKKLPEYSVMKEEGPDHDKEFLVSVVCDKNFQTNGEGKNKRRAEQMAAKAALRFLKIL, encoded by the coding sequence TTGTCCGACTCGATTCGTATCAAACTCCCACCTGAAAGAATTTCCTCTCTTAAAGAACTCCAAGTTTTAACAAAAACCCAATTTAAGGATATTTCTCTTCTCCACCTAGCATTTGTTCACAGGTCATTCGCAAACGAAGACTCAGATCGTTATTTATCTGACAATGAACGTTTGGAGTTCCTTGGTGACTCGGTCCTCGGAATCCTCGCTGCCGAATTTTTATATAGATCCCTACCCAAAGGAAAAGAAGGGAAACTTGCTAAACTAAAAAGCAAAATGGTTTCTGCGCCCGCCATTGCGAAATTAGCGCGTGTGTACAGGTTCCCTGAGTATTTACTCCTCGGCAAAGGTGAGAGGGACAAAGGGGAAGCCAATGCCAATCTACAAGCAGACTGTTTTGAAGCTTTCCTTGGTGCTTTGTATTTGGACCAAGGATTAGAGAGTTGTCGTAAGTTCCTCACTCCTCATTTCCAAACGATGGAAAAGGCAGTGGATGATGCCGAAGAAACAAAAGATTATAAAACCATTTTGCAGGAATTTTGCCAAAAGAAATGGAAAAAATTACCTGAATATTCTGTTATGAAAGAAGAGGGTCCTGACCACGATAAAGAGTTCCTCGTTTCTGTTGTTTGCGATAAAAATTTCCAAACAAATGGGGAAGGAAAAAACAAACGTCGGGCAGAACAGATGGCAGCAAAAGCGGCCTTACGTTTTTTAAAGATACTATGA
- the acpP gene encoding acyl carrier protein, which produces MADFEKIKSIIVEQLGVDESEVTPEAHFINDLGADSLDTVELVMALEEEFGVEISDEDAEKIQTVGDVIKFIDKLKG; this is translated from the coding sequence ATGGCAGATTTCGAAAAAATTAAGTCAATCATCGTAGAACAACTTGGTGTTGATGAGTCAGAAGTTACACCTGAAGCTCACTTCATCAATGATCTTGGTGCTGACTCTCTTGATACAGTTGAGCTAGTAATGGCTCTTGAAGAAGAGTTTGGTGTGGAAATTTCTGACGAAGACGCAGAAAAAATCCAAACCGTAGGCGATGTAATTAAATTCATCGATAAACTTAAGGGGTAA
- a CDS encoding sulfurtransferase, translating into MTQKWIQLFTTFLLLSFSVSCAEKKEDNNTLLAGLLLFAANQVKVNTAADLVNESAADYNQNNWGLITPQTLARFVNNWQTNKPSHITGNLIILQTDAADRVAGGAASPYITENPSQGVYVYLLDDYKTVDLPSGGFRFNQTRDTGLFSNSVRYQANGQFVDDWLKTFGINLSKDLVVFTVGTGNGITAGAYPAKAVGAGAVQDVTRAVYWLRYWGADIKNLAILNGNLNKKATGAGIPLSASRSGINLERNAGFSVKQLRVDNTVLTLGLEDIYEIAKTGGTANLPGLTAKQQIIDARPATQYNGTADGLNVARNALLTNPGNQAYITTSFQSSGAPSASAGNQTFVPFEGNIKSSKTFPWADLLKDNADGYEFLDKAAIKTLFDTTRAVYSPGTTIVSQCRTNFEAQVNGFASLNILGYPTVYYDGSLVEWTALVAGHGTNSINQVPADFKWRTDTSNVSTFLWYNEPTHVVRPVVNLTATTTKKFIQEDKAYKY; encoded by the coding sequence ATGACTCAAAAATGGATCCAACTATTCACCACTTTCCTCCTACTTTCCTTCTCGGTATCTTGTGCAGAAAAGAAAGAAGACAATAACACACTACTCGCAGGCCTACTTCTCTTTGCCGCAAACCAAGTGAAAGTGAATACAGCCGCCGATTTAGTGAACGAATCGGCAGCGGACTACAATCAAAACAATTGGGGACTCATCACTCCGCAAACTTTGGCCCGATTTGTAAACAATTGGCAGACAAACAAACCAAGCCACATCACAGGAAACCTCATCATCTTACAAACAGATGCAGCTGATCGTGTAGCGGGAGGTGCTGCTTCCCCATACATAACTGAAAATCCAAGCCAAGGTGTCTACGTATACCTATTAGATGATTATAAAACTGTCGATTTACCAAGTGGAGGATTCCGTTTCAACCAAACAAGAGACACGGGCCTATTCTCCAACTCCGTTCGTTACCAAGCAAATGGACAGTTTGTAGATGATTGGCTAAAAACTTTTGGAATCAATCTCTCTAAAGACTTAGTTGTTTTTACTGTTGGTACAGGGAATGGAATCACAGCAGGAGCTTATCCAGCAAAAGCAGTGGGAGCCGGTGCCGTACAAGATGTAACAAGAGCGGTATATTGGTTACGTTATTGGGGAGCCGATATCAAAAACTTGGCAATTCTCAATGGAAACCTGAACAAAAAAGCAACTGGTGCAGGGATTCCTCTTTCTGCAAGTCGGTCAGGAATCAACTTAGAAAGGAATGCTGGATTTTCAGTGAAACAACTACGAGTTGATAATACTGTGCTTACCCTTGGATTGGAAGATATTTACGAGATTGCAAAAACTGGCGGGACCGCAAATCTTCCTGGCCTTACCGCCAAACAACAGATTATTGATGCAAGGCCAGCCACACAATACAATGGGACTGCGGATGGTTTAAACGTAGCACGAAATGCACTTCTAACAAATCCAGGAAACCAAGCCTACATCACAACTTCCTTTCAATCATCAGGTGCCCCTTCTGCCAGTGCAGGCAACCAAACCTTTGTCCCTTTCGAAGGGAATATCAAATCTTCCAAAACATTTCCATGGGCCGACCTACTCAAAGACAATGCGGATGGATATGAATTCTTAGACAAAGCAGCCATCAAAACATTGTTTGATACAACAAGAGCTGTTTACTCACCAGGAACCACCATTGTCAGCCAATGCCGTACAAACTTTGAAGCCCAGGTCAATGGATTTGCCTCGTTGAATATCCTTGGATACCCAACAGTCTATTATGATGGATCTCTCGTGGAATGGACGGCTCTAGTAGCGGGACATGGAACCAATTCCATCAACCAAGTGCCTGCAGACTTCAAATGGAGAACGGATACTTCCAATGTATCAACTTTTCTTTGGTACAATGAACCAACACATGTGGTTCGCCCTGTTGTAAATCTCACGGCAACGACTACAAAAAAATTCATCCAAGAAGATAAGGCTTATAAGTACTAA